CCCGAGCGTGGAGACCCGCGCCACGGAGCCCCTGACGCCTAGCAACCGGGCTTCACCTTCAGCCACCGGCCGTAGTGGTCGGAGTGGGTGTAGAAGGGCCACTTGCGCTGCTGGGTATCGAGCGTCTTCCAGGCGGGCGCCCAGCCGCTATACGAGATGCTCGCCGCCGGGCAGGTGCCGAACCAGGCGGGCTTGCCGAGCAACACGGTGTCGAAGTCGCCCTTGAGGCCGGTGGCCATTCCGTTCGGCCCGGTGTCGGTGGCCGTGCCGGTCCAGTTGGACTTGAAGCCCGCAGTCTCGAAGCCACCCAACACCGCGCCGGCGCCCCGGTAGGCGTAGGGCTCGAAGAACGCCCCGCTGGCGGAAGCCTGCCCCAGGAGCTGGTTGCCCTTGGAGTTGGCGACGGTGCTGTCGAAGTCGGCGTTGAAGTCGCCCCCGAAGAGGACGTGCGCGGGAGGGTAGCTGGCCTTGTTGGCCTCCACCGCACCCCGGATGAAGGCCAGGGACTCCTGCATGTTGGAGATGCGGGAGCTGTCCGAGGCGGCATGTCCGTCGAGGTGGCTGTTCTCGCCGTAGGTCAGGTGGGTGTTGAAGACATAGTAGTAGCGCCCCTCCTTGGCGAAGATGGCCCCCCAGACACCCTTCTCCTTGTGCACGTCGAAGCCCGTCACGTTGGTGAAGGCCTTGAAGCCGAGCTCCTTCACCAGCGAGGTGCCGCTCTTGTAGAACATCACCAGGCCGCTGCAGTCGTTCTCGATGGCCCCGTCGAGCGAGTCATCGCAGTAGTAGCCGGAGGGGGTCACCATGCCGTAGCCGCGCGCGGCCAGGTCGGCCTTGGGACCATCCAGGATGATGTCGTCGTAGTCCCAGGCCTCCTGGAACAGGAGGATGTCCGCGCACTTGAACACCTTCCCCAGGCTCTGCTCCATCTCGTCTCCGAAGTCGGTGACGAACGGGACGTTGTGGAAGATGTTGTAGGACGCCACGGTGAGCGCACCGGCGTCATTGCAGCTCTCGTTGAGCTGCCAGGAGCGGGTGAGCGAGGGGTTGAAGTAATCCGCTTCGCTCACGGCGTCGAACCACTCCGTGGGACGGTTCGAGTAACGGGCGTCGAAAGACGGCGTGGACTCGGCCAGGGCGGCTCCGGGGAGGAACAGCCCCAGCAGCACGGGCAGGACGAGGAGTGAGCGGCTGGAATTATGAGCTTCCATCTTGGGCCTTCCGTGACTGGGCATGGGCTATTGCAGCTGGTACTTGACGAGTAATTGTTGATCGATGGCGGGCATCCGCTGACGCAGTTGCTCCGGCGTCAGGCCGGAGCGGGTCAGCTGCTCGAGGAGCCGCGCCCGCTCCTGATTGAAGGCGCTCAGACGCTCGCTCCGCTCCGTCTGCTCCCGCTGATGCTCCAGATACCGCAGGCTGGACTCGGAACCGGCATGGCGCTCGTACACGGCTCGCTGCTGCTCCGGACCGAGCGGGCCGGCCGTCTCGCGAATCCGCAGCTCGAGCTTCGCCAGCTCCAGCGGCTCCACCACGGACGCGAGCTGCACGCCGTGCTCGCTCTCGAGCCGTTGGAGCCATTCCCGGTAGGCGGCGAGCTTCTGGTCCACCGAGGTATGGGAATTGGTGACGAGACGGTCCACCTGGTGGGGAAGCTGGAAGAGGTCATCGGAGAGACCGAAGAGCTGCCGTTCGATTGAGGGACCGAGGATGCCGCGGCGCGCCTCACGGAAGCGCTCGTGGGCGGCGAGGAGCGCTTCGTCCGAAGCGAACGGAAGCTGTCTCACCACGAGCCGCTCATATTCGGCGTCGACCTGCTCCAGCATGCTCCAGAGCCGCTCCTGGGTGAGGTCGTCGGGGAAGGCGAAGCGCTCCTTCAACCAGGAGAACAAGAGACTCTGGCACGCCGCGGCACCGTCCGGACCCTCGAGCTGGAGCTGGGCCCGGTAGGGGGCGAGTTCCTCGAGGTTGCGCCGCAAGGCCCCACAGCGCCTGTCGAGAAGGCTCTTCAGGAGACGGCTGGGAGTGAGCGCGAAATCCCCTCCCGCGGCGGTGCGCTCGTAGGCAGTGCCCAGCCTCTGTCTGAGCTGAGCCACCAGGAGCCGCGCCTTGATTTCCTCCGCC
The window above is part of the Pyxidicoccus trucidator genome. Proteins encoded here:
- a CDS encoding lipase secretion chaperone translates to MSAPSRVTGVLMCAALLGLTAWWYVEASESSASPAGRGGAASASEHSARARSPVAREEGKTAAAGGPTEATAPEAEEIKARLLVAQLRQRLGTAYERTAAGGDFALTPSRLLKSLLDRRCGALRRNLEELAPYRAQLQLEGPDGAAACQSLLFSWLKERFAFPDDLTQERLWSMLEQVDAEYERLVVRQLPFASDEALLAAHERFREARRGILGPSIERQLFGLSDDLFQLPHQVDRLVTNSHTSVDQKLAAYREWLQRLESEHGVQLASVVEPLELAKLELRIRETAGPLGPEQQRAVYERHAGSESSLRYLEHQREQTERSERLSAFNQERARLLEQLTRSGLTPEQLRQRMPAIDQQLLVKYQLQ
- a CDS encoding endonuclease; the encoded protein is MEAHNSSRSLLVLPVLLGLFLPGAALAESTPSFDARYSNRPTEWFDAVSEADYFNPSLTRSWQLNESCNDAGALTVASYNIFHNVPFVTDFGDEMEQSLGKVFKCADILLFQEAWDYDDIILDGPKADLAARGYGMVTPSGYYCDDSLDGAIENDCSGLVMFYKSGTSLVKELGFKAFTNVTGFDVHKEKGVWGAIFAKEGRYYYVFNTHLTYGENSHLDGHAASDSSRISNMQESLAFIRGAVEANKASYPPAHVLFGGDFNADFDSTVANSKGNQLLGQASASGAFFEPYAYRGAGAVLGGFETAGFKSNWTGTATDTGPNGMATGLKGDFDTVLLGKPAWFGTCPAASISYSGWAPAWKTLDTQQRKWPFYTHSDHYGRWLKVKPGC